In the genome of Cronobacter malonaticus LMG 23826, one region contains:
- the rsmF gene encoding 16S rRNA (cytosine(1407)-C(5))-methyltransferase RsmF, with translation MREAMPAGLAMDDFIAACQRPLRRSIRVNTLKISVLTFLEQVAPYGWQLTPVPWCPEGFWIERDDEEALPLGSTAEHLSGQFYIQEASSMLPVAALFADGNTPARVMDVAAAPGSKTTQIAALMQNQGFILANEYSASRVKVLHANISRCGIRNVGLTHFDGRVFGAALPEQFDAILLDAPCSGEGVVRKDPDALRNWSPQSNQEIAATQRELIDSAFHALAPGGTLVYSTCTLNREENQETVRWLLARYPQAVEVLSLEALFPGADAALTEEGFLHVFPQIYDCEGFFVARLRKTASVEPLPAPTYKVGAFPFAPMKTREAQAVIAAARKVGLEWDETLELWQRDKEIWLFPQAFTPFIGKVRFSRTGIRLAEVHNKGYRWQHEAVVALAGSDNPLAFELTAEEAQEWYRGRDVWPQTVPGADDVIVTFQHQPLGLAKKVGSRLKNSYPRELVRDGVLFSAPV, from the coding sequence ATGCGTGAAGCGATGCCCGCCGGGCTTGCGATGGACGATTTCATCGCCGCCTGCCAACGCCCGCTGCGTCGCAGCATTCGCGTCAACACGCTGAAAATCAGCGTGTTGACGTTCCTTGAACAGGTGGCGCCCTACGGCTGGCAGTTAACGCCCGTGCCGTGGTGCCCGGAAGGCTTCTGGATCGAGCGGGATGACGAAGAGGCGCTGCCGCTTGGCAGCACCGCCGAGCACTTAAGCGGTCAGTTTTATATTCAGGAAGCGAGCTCCATGCTGCCGGTGGCGGCGCTGTTCGCCGACGGCAACACGCCTGCGCGCGTGATGGATGTTGCGGCAGCGCCCGGCTCGAAAACGACCCAGATAGCCGCGCTGATGCAAAACCAGGGCTTCATTCTCGCCAACGAATATTCCGCCAGCCGCGTCAAAGTGTTACACGCGAATATCAGCCGCTGCGGCATTCGCAACGTCGGCCTGACCCATTTTGACGGCCGCGTTTTTGGTGCCGCGCTGCCGGAACAGTTTGACGCCATTCTGCTGGACGCGCCCTGCTCCGGCGAAGGCGTAGTGAGAAAAGATCCGGACGCACTGCGCAACTGGTCGCCGCAAAGCAACCAGGAGATCGCCGCCACCCAGCGCGAGCTTATCGACAGCGCTTTTCATGCGCTCGCCCCTGGCGGCACGCTGGTGTACTCCACGTGCACGCTGAACCGCGAAGAGAACCAGGAGACGGTGCGCTGGCTGCTGGCGCGCTACCCGCAGGCGGTGGAAGTGCTCTCGCTTGAAGCCCTGTTCCCCGGTGCCGACGCGGCGCTGACCGAAGAAGGCTTTCTGCATGTCTTTCCGCAAATCTACGACTGCGAAGGCTTTTTTGTTGCGCGTCTGCGTAAAACCGCGAGTGTCGAGCCGCTGCCCGCGCCGACCTACAAAGTAGGCGCATTCCCCTTCGCGCCGATGAAAACTCGCGAAGCGCAGGCCGTTATCGCCGCCGCCAGAAAAGTCGGCCTCGAATGGGACGAGACGCTTGAACTGTGGCAGCGCGATAAAGAGATCTGGCTTTTCCCGCAGGCTTTTACGCCGTTCATCGGCAAGGTGCGGTTCTCACGCACTGGCATTCGTCTGGCTGAAGTCCATAATAAAGGATACCGCTGGCAGCATGAAGCCGTGGTGGCGCTGGCCGGAAGCGATAATCCTCTGGCGTTTGAGCTGACCGCCGAAGAAGCCCAGGAGTGGTATCGCGGGCGCGATGTCTGGCCGCAGACGGTACCGGGCGCCGATGATGTGATTGTCACTTTTCAGCATCAGCCGCTGGGCCTGGCGAAAAAAGTGGGCAGCCGACTGAAGAATAGTTATCCCCGCGAGCTGGTGCGCGACGGTGTTCTGTTCAGCGCGCCGGTTTAA
- the prc gene encoding carboxy terminal-processing peptidase produces MNTFFKLTAVAGLLLMAGQALAVDDITRPDQIPVLKEEPQHATVSERVTSRFTRSHYRQFDLNEAFSAKIFDRYLNLLDYSHNVLLASDVEQFAKKKGQIGDELRSGKLDVFYDLYNLAQQRRFERYQYALKVLERPMDFTGNDTFDIDRSKAPWPSSEAELNKLWDGKVKYDELSLKLTGKTDAEIRETLTKRYKFAIRRLAQTNSEDVFSLAMTAFAHEIDPHTNYLSPRSTEQFNTEMSLSLEGIGAVLQMDDDYTVINSMVAGGPAAKSKAISVGDRIVGVGQVGQQMQDVIGWRLDDVVALIKGPKGSKVRLEVLPAGKGTKTRIVTLTRERIRLEDRAVKMSVKNVGKEKIGVLDIPGFYVGLTDDVKVQLQKLEKQNVAGVIIDLRSNGGGALTEAVSLSGLFIPSGPVVQVRDNNGKVREDRDTDGVVYYKGPLVVMVDRFSASASEIFAAAMQDYGRALIVGEPTFGKGTVQQYRSLNRIYDQMLRPEWPALGSVQYTIQKFYRVNGGSTQRKGVTPDIIMPTGNEETETGEKFEDNALPWDSINAATYEKSGDLKSFGPELLKDHNDRIAKDPEFQYIIKDIARYNAMKEKRNIVSLNLAQREKENHEDDATRLARINDRLKRAGKPPLAKLEDLPKDYQEPDPYLDETVHIALDLAKMTKEKTAQPADSQK; encoded by the coding sequence ATGAACACTTTTTTTAAGCTTACCGCCGTCGCCGGCCTGCTGCTGATGGCGGGTCAGGCGTTGGCCGTGGATGACATTACCCGTCCTGACCAGATCCCGGTTCTTAAAGAAGAACCGCAGCATGCCACCGTAAGCGAGCGCGTGACCTCACGGTTCACCCGCTCTCACTACCGCCAGTTCGATCTTAACGAAGCCTTCTCCGCCAAAATCTTCGATCGCTACCTCAACCTGCTCGACTACAGCCACAACGTGCTGCTGGCGAGCGACGTCGAGCAATTCGCGAAGAAAAAAGGGCAGATTGGCGATGAACTGCGCAGCGGCAAGCTCGATGTGTTTTACGATCTCTACAATCTGGCACAGCAGCGTCGTTTTGAACGTTATCAGTACGCGCTGAAGGTGCTGGAAAGACCGATGGATTTCACCGGTAACGATACGTTCGATATCGATCGCAGCAAGGCGCCCTGGCCTTCCAGCGAAGCGGAGTTGAATAAACTCTGGGACGGCAAAGTCAAATATGACGAGCTGAGCCTGAAGCTGACCGGTAAAACCGATGCGGAAATCCGCGAAACGCTGACCAAGCGTTACAAATTCGCGATTCGTCGCCTGGCGCAGACTAACAGCGAAGATGTATTCTCGCTGGCGATGACCGCGTTCGCGCATGAAATCGACCCGCATACCAACTATCTCTCGCCGCGCAGCACCGAGCAGTTCAACACCGAAATGAGCCTTTCGCTTGAGGGCATCGGTGCCGTTCTGCAAATGGATGATGACTATACCGTCATTAACTCCATGGTCGCGGGCGGCCCGGCGGCGAAAAGCAAGGCGATTAGCGTTGGCGATCGCATTGTCGGCGTAGGCCAGGTAGGCCAGCAGATGCAGGATGTAATCGGCTGGCGTCTTGATGATGTCGTCGCGCTCATCAAAGGGCCGAAGGGCAGCAAAGTGCGCCTTGAAGTTCTGCCTGCCGGTAAAGGCACCAAAACCCGCATTGTGACGCTGACGCGTGAGCGCATTCGTCTTGAAGATCGCGCCGTGAAGATGTCGGTGAAAAATGTCGGTAAAGAAAAAATCGGCGTGCTGGATATTCCTGGCTTCTACGTTGGTCTGACCGATGACGTGAAAGTGCAGCTTCAGAAACTTGAGAAGCAGAACGTCGCGGGCGTGATTATCGATCTGCGCTCCAACGGCGGCGGTGCGCTGACGGAAGCGGTATCGCTCTCCGGTCTGTTTATTCCGTCCGGCCCGGTCGTGCAGGTGCGTGATAACAACGGCAAGGTACGTGAAGATCGCGATACCGACGGCGTGGTCTATTACAAAGGCCCGCTGGTGGTGATGGTCGACCGTTTCAGCGCCTCGGCGTCGGAGATTTTCGCCGCCGCCATGCAGGATTACGGCCGTGCGCTGATTGTCGGCGAGCCAACCTTCGGGAAAGGCACCGTGCAGCAGTACCGTTCACTGAACCGTATTTACGATCAGATGCTGCGCCCGGAATGGCCGGCGCTGGGTTCCGTGCAGTACACCATCCAGAAATTCTACCGCGTTAACGGCGGCAGTACCCAGCGTAAAGGGGTCACGCCGGATATCATCATGCCAACCGGCAATGAAGAGACGGAAACCGGCGAGAAATTCGAGGATAACGCGCTGCCGTGGGATAGCATCAATGCCGCCACGTATGAAAAATCTGGCGACCTGAAGTCGTTCGGCCCTGAGCTTTTGAAAGATCACAACGACCGTATCGCGAAAGATCCGGAATTCCAGTACATCATCAAGGATATTGCTCGTTATAACGCGATGAAAGAGAAGCGCAACATTGTGTCGCTTAACCTTGCCCAGCGTGAAAAAGAGAACCATGAAGATGACGCAACCCGACTGGCGCGTATCAACGACCGTCTGAAGCGTGCCGGCAAACCGCCGCTGGCGAAGCTTGAGGATCTGCCGAAGGATTATCAGGAGCCCGATCCGTATCTCGATGAAACGGTGCATATCGCCCTTGACCTGGCGAAAATGACCAAAGAGAAAACGGCGCAGCCTGCTGACTCTCAGAAATAA
- the proQ gene encoding RNA chaperone ProQ, translating into MENQPKLNSSKEVIAFLAERFPQCFSAEGEARPLKIGIFQDLVERVEGEMNLSKTQLRSALRLYTSSWRYLYGIKPGATRVDLDGNPCGVLEEQHVEHARKQLEEAKARVQAQRAEQQAKKREAAGAEGEENGAERRERKPRQAPRRKDNAERKPRAAKPAAAAKPSRPAREERHTPVSDITALSVGQAIKVKAGNNAMDATVQEITKDGVRVQLTSGMSMIVRAEHLVF; encoded by the coding sequence ATGGAAAATCAACCTAAGTTGAATAGCAGTAAAGAAGTTATCGCCTTTCTGGCCGAACGTTTTCCGCAGTGTTTCAGTGCTGAAGGCGAAGCGCGTCCTCTGAAGATCGGCATTTTTCAGGATCTGGTAGAGCGTGTTGAGGGCGAAATGAACCTCAGCAAAACGCAACTTCGTTCCGCATTACGTCTTTATACGTCGAGCTGGCGCTATCTTTACGGCATCAAACCCGGTGCCACGCGTGTCGATCTCGACGGCAACCCGTGCGGCGTTCTGGAAGAACAGCACGTAGAACACGCCCGCAAGCAGCTTGAAGAAGCGAAAGCCCGCGTCCAGGCGCAGCGCGCTGAACAGCAGGCGAAAAAACGCGAAGCAGCAGGCGCTGAAGGCGAAGAGAACGGCGCAGAGCGTCGTGAACGTAAGCCGCGTCAGGCCCCGCGCCGCAAGGACAACGCCGAGCGTAAACCGCGCGCTGCGAAACCCGCCGCCGCCGCCAAACCATCGCGCCCTGCGCGCGAAGAGCGCCATACTCCGGTGTCTGACATTACGGCGCTCAGCGTCGGCCAGGCCATCAAGGTCAAAGCAGGCAATAACGCGATGGACGCCACCGTGCAGGAAATTACCAAAGATGGCGTCCGTGTACAGCTGACTTCTGGTATGTCGATGATTGTACGCGCAGAACATTTAGTGTTCTGA
- a CDS encoding YobH family protein: MRYLIRIAALVVVAWAALLFSGYGVLIGSHENAAGLGLQCRYLTARQVVNTQFIHSDSGLIGITACPVLRKSETVVDNG; the protein is encoded by the coding sequence ATGCGCTATTTGATTCGTATTGCCGCGCTGGTGGTTGTGGCCTGGGCTGCGCTGCTTTTCAGCGGTTATGGAGTATTGATTGGTAGTCATGAGAACGCCGCAGGCCTGGGATTGCAGTGTCGTTATCTGACGGCAAGACAGGTAGTGAACACGCAGTTCATTCACTCAGACAGCGGGCTTATCGGCATCACCGCCTGTCCGGTGCTGCGTAAAAGCGAAACTGTCGTGGATAACGGTTAA
- a CDS encoding PqiB family protein, with protein sequence MSQETPASQTEARIKTKRRISPFWILPVIALLIAGWLIWTTYEERGTTVTIDFMSADGIVAGRTPVRYQGVEVGTVQDIRLSDDLNKIEVTVSIKNDMKDALRDQTQFWLVTPKASLAGVSGLDALVGGNYIGMMPGEGEPRDHFRALDTQPKYRLNTGELMIHLHAPDLGSLNSGSLVYYRKIPVGRVYDYSINTDKQGVTIDVIIERRFTNLVKKGSRFWNVSGVKTNIGLSGAKVELESLAALVNGAIAFDSPADSAHADQNDTFGLYEDLAHSQRGVLVKLDLPGGQGLKENSTPLMYQGLEVGTLTKLNLNPGGAVTGELTVDPSVVNLLRDGTRIEMHSPKLSLNNPEISTLLTGSTLELVPGEGQPRNHFVVLPDDKTPLQKPGVLTLTLNAPESYGIDAGQPVILHGIQIGQVLERSLNAKGVSFAVAIDPQYRELLKGDSKFVVNSRVDVKVGLDGVEFLGASASEWLSGGIRVLPGDKGEMKNEYPLYANLEKAVENSLSDMPTTTLTLTAESLPDVQAGSVVLYRKFEVGEVITVRPRANAFDIEVHIKPEYRKLLTPNSVFWAEGGAKVQLNGSGLTVQASPLSRALKGAISFDNLNGASAGLGEKDKRTLYPSETAARAVGSQITLHAFDAGKLAPDMPIRYLGINIGQIESLKLITDRNEVQATAVLYPEYVNTFARAGTRFSVVTPQISAAGVENLDTILQPYINVEPGRGPGRRSFELQEATITDSRYLDGLSIIVEAPEAGSLNIGTPVLFRGIEVGTVTGMSLGSMSDRVMVAMRISKRYQHLVRENSVFWLASGYSLNFGLVGGVVKTGTFNQFIRGGIAFATPPETPLAPKAQPGKHFLLQDSEPKEWRQWGTALPR encoded by the coding sequence ATGAGTCAGGAAACGCCCGCTTCACAGACTGAAGCGCGAATTAAAACAAAACGTCGCATCTCTCCGTTCTGGATCCTGCCGGTTATCGCATTGCTGATCGCGGGCTGGCTTATCTGGACCACGTATGAAGAGCGAGGCACCACCGTTACTATCGACTTTATGTCCGCCGACGGGATCGTCGCCGGGCGCACGCCGGTGCGCTATCAGGGCGTCGAAGTCGGCACCGTACAGGATATTCGCCTGAGCGACGACCTGAATAAAATCGAGGTAACGGTCAGTATCAAGAATGACATGAAAGACGCGCTGCGCGATCAGACGCAGTTCTGGCTGGTCACGCCGAAAGCCTCGCTGGCGGGCGTTTCCGGGCTGGATGCGCTGGTGGGGGGTAACTATATCGGCATGATGCCGGGTGAAGGCGAGCCGCGCGACCACTTCCGGGCGCTTGATACGCAGCCGAAATACCGTCTGAATACCGGCGAATTGATGATCCACCTGCACGCCCCGGATCTCGGTTCGCTGAACAGCGGCTCGCTGGTTTACTACCGTAAAATTCCTGTTGGCCGTGTGTATGACTACTCCATCAACACTGATAAACAGGGCGTCACCATCGACGTTATTATCGAGCGGCGTTTCACCAATCTGGTGAAAAAAGGCAGCCGCTTCTGGAACGTCTCCGGCGTGAAAACCAACATCGGGCTGAGCGGTGCTAAAGTCGAGCTGGAGAGCCTGGCGGCGCTGGTCAATGGGGCTATCGCCTTTGACTCGCCGGCGGATTCCGCGCACGCCGACCAGAACGACACCTTCGGGCTGTATGAAGATCTCGCCCACAGCCAACGCGGCGTGCTGGTGAAGCTCGATCTCCCGGGCGGTCAGGGGCTGAAAGAAAACTCCACACCGCTGATGTATCAGGGGCTTGAAGTGGGCACGCTCACCAAACTCAATCTCAACCCTGGCGGCGCGGTCACCGGCGAGCTGACGGTCGATCCGAGCGTGGTAAACCTGCTGCGTGACGGTACGCGCATTGAGATGCACAGCCCGAAACTTTCGCTCAATAACCCCGAAATCAGCACGCTGCTGACCGGCAGTACGCTGGAGCTGGTGCCGGGCGAAGGCCAGCCGCGCAACCATTTCGTCGTCCTGCCGGATGACAAAACGCCGCTGCAAAAACCAGGCGTGCTGACGCTGACGCTGAACGCGCCGGAGAGCTACGGCATTGACGCAGGCCAGCCGGTTATCCTCCACGGCATTCAGATAGGCCAGGTGCTGGAGCGCTCGCTGAACGCCAAAGGCGTCAGCTTCGCCGTGGCGATTGATCCGCAATATCGCGAGCTGCTCAAAGGCGACAGCAAATTCGTCGTCAACAGCCGCGTGGATGTGAAAGTCGGTCTCGATGGCGTTGAGTTTCTCGGTGCCAGCGCCAGCGAATGGCTGAGCGGCGGCATCCGCGTGCTGCCGGGCGATAAAGGCGAGATGAAAAACGAATACCCGCTCTACGCCAACCTGGAAAAAGCGGTGGAAAACAGCTTAAGCGACATGCCGACCACGACGCTGACGCTCACCGCCGAAAGCCTGCCGGACGTTCAGGCCGGTTCGGTGGTGCTGTATCGTAAATTTGAAGTGGGTGAAGTCATCACCGTGCGCCCGCGCGCCAACGCGTTTGATATTGAAGTGCATATCAAACCTGAATATCGCAAGCTGCTCACGCCAAACAGCGTCTTTTGGGCCGAAGGCGGCGCGAAAGTACAGCTCAACGGCAGCGGGCTGACGGTGCAGGCCTCACCGCTCTCCCGCGCGCTCAAAGGCGCTATCAGCTTCGATAACCTCAACGGTGCCAGCGCGGGTCTTGGCGAAAAAGACAAGCGCACGCTCTATCCGTCAGAAACCGCCGCCCGCGCGGTGGGCAGCCAGATAACGCTGCACGCGTTTGATGCCGGCAAGCTCGCGCCGGACATGCCGATTCGCTATCTCGGCATTAACATCGGCCAGATCGAATCGCTGAAGCTCATCACCGATCGCAACGAAGTGCAGGCGACGGCGGTGCTCTACCCGGAATATGTGAATACTTTCGCGCGCGCTGGCACGCGGTTCTCGGTGGTGACGCCGCAGATCTCGGCGGCAGGCGTCGAGAATCTCGACACCATCCTGCAACCCTATATCAACGTGGAGCCGGGGCGTGGGCCGGGGCGTCGCAGCTTTGAGCTTCAGGAAGCGACCATTACCGATTCCCGCTATCTCGACGGCCTGAGCATTATTGTGGAAGCGCCGGAGGCCGGGTCGCTGAATATTGGCACGCCAGTGCTGTTCCGCGGCATCGAAGTGGGCACGGTAACCGGGATGTCGCTTGGCAGCATGTCTGATCGCGTGATGGTCGCGATGCGTATCAGCAAGCGCTATCAGCATCTGGTGCGCGAGAACTCGGTCTTCTGGCTCGCCTCGGGCTACAGCCTGAACTTCGGTCTGGTGGGCGGCGTGGTGAAAACCGGCACGTTTAACCAGTTCATTCGCGGCGGCATTGCCTTCGCCACGCCACCGGAAACGCCGCTCGCGCCGAAAGCGCAGCCCGGTAAGCACTTCCTGTTGCAGGACAGTGAGCCGAAAGAGTGGCGTCAGTGGGGCACCGCCCTTCCTCGTTAA
- the htpX gene encoding protease HtpX: MMRIALFLLTNLAVMVVFGLVLSLTGIQSSSVTGLLIMALLFGFGGSIVSLLMSKWMALKSVGGEVIEAPRNETERWLMDTVAQQSRQAGIAMPQVAIYHAPDINAFATGARRDASLVAVSTGLLQNMSRDEAEAVIAHEISHIANGDMVTMTLIQGVVNTFVIFISRIIAQVAAGFLGGNRDEGEESNGNPLIYFAVATVLELVFGILASIITMWFSRYREFHADAGSAKLVGREKMIAALQRLKTSYEPQEASSMMAFCINGKSKSLSELFMTHPPLDKRIEALRSGEYLK; this comes from the coding sequence ATGATGCGAATTGCGCTTTTCCTGTTGACTAACCTGGCCGTTATGGTGGTGTTCGGTCTGGTGCTCAGCCTGACAGGGATCCAGTCAAGCAGCGTGACGGGCCTTCTGATCATGGCGCTGCTGTTTGGCTTCGGCGGCTCGATCGTTTCGCTGCTGATGTCCAAATGGATGGCGCTGAAATCGGTGGGTGGTGAAGTTATTGAAGCGCCGCGTAATGAAACAGAACGCTGGCTGATGGATACCGTGGCGCAGCAGTCGCGCCAGGCGGGCATCGCGATGCCGCAGGTGGCTATCTACCACGCGCCGGATATCAACGCCTTCGCGACAGGCGCGCGCCGTGACGCCTCTCTGGTAGCGGTAAGTACTGGCCTGTTGCAGAACATGAGCCGCGATGAAGCGGAAGCGGTTATCGCGCACGAGATCAGCCACATCGCCAATGGCGACATGGTTACCATGACGCTGATTCAGGGCGTGGTGAACACCTTCGTTATTTTTATTTCGCGTATTATCGCGCAAGTGGCGGCTGGTTTCCTCGGTGGCAACCGTGACGAAGGCGAAGAGAGCAACGGCAACCCGCTGATTTACTTCGCGGTCGCGACTGTGCTGGAACTGGTATTCGGTATCCTCGCGAGCATTATCACCATGTGGTTCTCGCGCTATCGTGAATTCCACGCTGACGCCGGCTCCGCAAAACTGGTGGGCCGCGAGAAAATGATCGCTGCACTCCAGCGCCTGAAAACAAGCTATGAGCCGCAGGAAGCGAGCAGCATGATGGCGTTCTGCATCAACGGTAAATCGAAATCGCTGAGCGAACTGTTCATGACGCACCCGCCGCTCGATAAACGTATCGAAGCGCTGCGTAGCGGCGAATACCTGAAATAA
- the kdgR gene encoding DNA-binding transcriptional regulator KdgR, which yields MAIAELDKQPDSVSSVLKVFGILQALGEEREIGITELSQRVMMSKSTVYRFLQTMKSLGYVAQEGESEKYSLTLKLFELGARALQNVDLIRSADIQMRELSRLTKETIHLGALDEDSIVYIHKIDSMYNLRMYSRIGRRNPLYSTAIGKVLLAWRDRDEVRQILEGVEYKRSTDRTIVSTDALLPVLDQVREQGYGEDNEEQEEGLRCIAVPVFDRFGVVIAGLSISFPTLRFSEERLHEYVEILHNAARKISEQMGYNSYPF from the coding sequence ATGGCAATCGCAGAATTAGATAAACAGCCTGACTCCGTCTCTTCGGTGCTCAAGGTCTTTGGTATCTTGCAGGCGTTGGGTGAAGAGCGGGAAATTGGTATCACCGAATTGTCGCAGCGCGTGATGATGTCAAAAAGCACTGTTTACCGCTTTTTGCAGACGATGAAGTCGCTGGGTTATGTCGCGCAGGAAGGGGAGTCGGAAAAGTACTCTCTGACGCTCAAGCTCTTTGAGCTTGGTGCGCGCGCATTGCAGAATGTCGATCTTATCCGCAGCGCGGATATCCAGATGCGCGAGCTGTCGCGCCTGACGAAAGAGACCATTCACCTGGGCGCGCTGGACGAAGACAGCATTGTCTACATCCATAAAATCGACTCGATGTATAACCTGCGCATGTATTCGCGCATTGGTCGCCGCAACCCGCTCTACAGTACCGCTATCGGTAAAGTGCTGCTGGCCTGGCGCGATCGCGACGAAGTTCGACAGATCCTCGAAGGCGTTGAGTATAAGCGCAGTACCGATCGTACTATTGTCTCTACCGACGCGCTGCTGCCGGTGCTGGATCAGGTTCGTGAGCAGGGTTACGGCGAAGATAACGAAGAGCAGGAAGAAGGGCTGCGCTGCATCGCGGTGCCGGTATTTGACCGCTTTGGCGTGGTGATCGCGGGGCTGAGTATCTCCTTCCCGACGCTGCGTTTCTCTGAAGAACGTCTGCACGAATATGTTGAGATCCTGCATAACGCCGCGCGGAAAATCTCCGAACAGATGGGATATAACAGCTATCCGTTCTGA
- a CDS encoding GAF domain-containing protein, producing the protein MNKTQFYAELNRDFHSLMAGETSFLATLANTSALLFERLDGVNWAGFYLLEDKTLVLGPFQGKIACVRIPYGRGVCGTAVATGEVQRVDDVHAFDGHIACDASSNAEIVLPLRADGQIIGVLDIDSTVFNRFDADDEQGLRTLVEQLEAVIAATDFKKFFAPVA; encoded by the coding sequence ATGAACAAAACACAATTTTACGCGGAACTCAATCGCGATTTTCACTCCCTTATGGCAGGGGAAACCAGTTTTCTCGCGACGCTCGCGAATACCAGCGCGCTACTGTTTGAACGCCTTGACGGCGTGAACTGGGCAGGTTTCTACCTGCTGGAAGACAAGACGCTGGTGCTGGGCCCGTTCCAGGGCAAAATCGCCTGCGTGCGTATTCCTTACGGCCGCGGCGTGTGCGGTACGGCGGTTGCGACCGGTGAAGTGCAGCGCGTGGATGACGTGCATGCGTTCGACGGCCACATCGCCTGCGATGCGTCCAGCAACGCCGAAATCGTACTGCCGCTGCGCGCGGACGGGCAAATTATCGGCGTGCTGGATATCGACAGCACCGTCTTTAACCGCTTCGACGCCGACGACGAGCAGGGGCTGCGTACCCTCGTGGAACAGCTTGAAGCCGTTATCGCCGCCACCGACTTTAAAAAATTCTTTGCGCCAGTCGCATGA
- the yebS gene encoding membrane integrity lipid transport subunit YebS, which translates to MALKTQQISPGKKLSIHAIGEPLPMAHYQRCPQCDILFMLPVVKSNQTAHCPRCDAKIRDGRDWSLTRLAAMAITMLLLMPFAYSEPLLRLYLLGTRIDANLFQGIWQMTRQGDTITAAMVLFCSVGAPATLVAAIAYLWFGNILGMNLRPVLLMLERLREWVMLDIYLVGIGVASIKVREYAWLEPGIGLLAFVALVVLSVLTLIHLNVEELWERFYPQRPATRYHEDLRVCLGCHYTGVPDKRGRCSRCHIPLRRRRRQSLQKCWAALIASMVFLLPANLLPISIIYINGSRQEDTIMSGIISLAQSNILVAGVVFVASILVPFTKVLVLLTLLVSIHFKCQQGLRARILMLRLVAWIGRWSMLDLFVISLTMSLVNRDQLLSFVMGPAAFYFGASVILTILAVEWLDSRLLWDAHESGNARFTD; encoded by the coding sequence ATGGCACTCAAAACTCAACAGATTTCTCCTGGCAAAAAACTGAGCATTCACGCCATCGGCGAGCCGTTGCCGATGGCACATTATCAGCGTTGCCCGCAATGCGATATCCTTTTTATGCTGCCTGTGGTGAAGTCTAACCAGACGGCGCACTGCCCGCGCTGCGACGCGAAAATTCGTGACGGTCGCGACTGGTCGCTTACCCGGCTGGCGGCGATGGCCATCACCATGCTGTTGCTGATGCCGTTCGCCTATAGCGAACCGCTGCTGCGCCTGTACCTGCTCGGCACGCGCATTGACGCCAACCTTTTCCAGGGCATCTGGCAGATGACGCGCCAGGGCGACACGATCACCGCCGCCATGGTGCTGTTTTGCTCGGTGGGCGCGCCCGCGACGCTGGTGGCCGCTATCGCCTATCTCTGGTTCGGTAATATTCTGGGTATGAACCTGCGTCCGGTGCTGCTGATGCTGGAGCGGCTGCGCGAATGGGTGATGCTGGATATCTATCTTGTGGGCATCGGCGTCGCGTCTATCAAAGTACGCGAATACGCCTGGCTGGAGCCGGGCATCGGACTGCTGGCGTTTGTGGCGCTGGTGGTGTTAAGCGTGCTGACGCTGATTCATCTCAATGTTGAAGAGCTGTGGGAGCGCTTTTATCCCCAGCGCCCCGCCACACGCTATCATGAGGATCTGCGCGTCTGTCTAGGCTGCCACTACACCGGCGTGCCGGATAAACGCGGGCGTTGCTCGCGCTGCCATATTCCGCTGCGCCGCCGTCGCCGTCAGAGTTTGCAGAAATGCTGGGCGGCGTTGATTGCCTCGATGGTGTTTCTCCTGCCCGCCAACCTGCTGCCTATTTCGATTATCTATATTAACGGCTCGCGCCAGGAAGATACGATCATGTCAGGGATAATCTCCCTGGCGCAGAGCAATATCCTGGTGGCGGGCGTGGTGTTTGTTGCGAGTATTCTGGTGCCGTTCACCAAAGTGCTGGTGCTGCTGACGCTGCTGGTCAGTATTCATTTTAAATGTCAGCAGGGGCTGCGCGCGCGCATCCTGATGTTACGTCTGGTGGCCTGGATTGGCCGCTGGTCAATGCTCGATCTGTTTGTGATTTCTCTTACGATGTCGTTGGTCAATCGTGACCAGCTGTTGTCGTTTGTCATGGGGCCGGCTGCGTTTTATTTCGGCGCGTCGGTGATTTTGACTATTCTTGCTGTTGAATGGCTGGACAGCCGCTTACTTTGGGACGCACATGAGTCAGGAAACGCCCGCTTCACAGACTGA